A stretch of the Saccharolobus caldissimus genome encodes the following:
- a CDS encoding AbrB/MazE/SpoVT family DNA-binding domain-containing protein, whose product MVKVTEKFQVTIPKEVREKINLKPNEEFEVIALNDNEILLRRKVKKVKNPLEVLIGKEEIKEEIPPEKVDELGEE is encoded by the coding sequence ATGGTTAAGGTAACTGAAAAATTTCAGGTGACTATACCGAAAGAGGTTAGGGAGAAGATTAATTTAAAGCCTAATGAGGAGTTTGAGGTTATAGCACTAAATGATAATGAGATTCTACTGAGAAGAAAAGTTAAAAAAGTTAAGAATCCGTTAGAAGTTCTTATTGGTAAGGAAGAGATAAAGGAAGAAATTCCACCAGAGAAAGTTGACGAGTTAGGTGAAGAATGA